From one Mytilus edulis chromosome 1, xbMytEdul2.2, whole genome shotgun sequence genomic stretch:
- the LOC139494195 gene encoding putative nuclease HARBI1, which yields MFQEIVNRLTPRLQKKDTWYRKALPVGLKVAITLRYLATGDSYHSLMYLFRVPHNTISNLVVQVCEAIISEYAEDVINTPTEEAEWLAISQEFSDMWQFHHVLGALDGKHVAIKCPAGGGSKYYNYKGFHSIVLMGLVDANYKFKWVNVGAPGACSDAQIWNQSDLKNHIIDENMHVPKAEPLPNDDKDIPYFVVGDDAFALRSWLMKPFSRRNMTLEERVFNYRLSRSRRVVENAFGILANRFQCLLSTLKQEPNNVVSIILACVCLHNIMRIRYPGDQNILLDREDENHHLLPGAWRDETNLKDIDDVQDRNYPSKAAKQQRLYLKHYYSSPAGKVPWQERMVQ from the coding sequence ATGTTTCAGGAAATTGTTAATAGATTAACACCAAGGCTACAAAAGAAAGACACGTGGTACCGAAAGGCATTGCCAGTTGGTCTTAAAGTAGCAATAACCCTTCGATATCTAGCCACAGGAGACAGTTATCATTCACTTATGTATTTATTTAGAGTGCCGCACAACACGATATCCAATCTTGTAGTACAAGTCTGTGAAGCAATTATTTCCGAGTATGCTGAAGATGTTATCAACACACCTACGGAAGAAGCTGAATGGCTAGCCATTTCGCAAGAATTTAGTGATATGTGGCAGTTTCATCATGTACTAGGTGCACTAGATGGGAAACACGTTGCTATCAAATGTCCGGCTGGTGGTGGTTCTAAATACTATAATTATAAAGGATTCCATTCTATAGTTCTAATGGGCTTAGTAGACGCTAATTATAAATTCAAATGGGTTAACGTTGGTGCACCAGGTGCTTGCTCTGATGCACAAATTTGGAATCAGTCAgacttaaaaaatcatataattgATGAGAATATGCACGTACCAAAAGCAGAGCCTCTTCCGAATGATGACAAAGACATTCCGTACTTCGTCGTTGGTGACGACGCGTTCGCCCTCAGAAGTTGGCTAATGAAGCCCTTTTCTAGGAGGAACATGACCCTTGAAGAGAGAGTTTTTAACTACAGGCTATCGCGATCACGAAGAGTTGTTGAAAACGCATTTGGGATACTTGCAAATCGATTTCAATGCTTACTTTCAACTTTAAAGCAAGAGCCTAACAATGTCGTATCCATTATTCTGGCCTGTGTTTGTCTGCACAATATAATGAGGATAAGATATCCAGGTGATCAGAACATTTTGTTAGACAGAGAAGACGAGAACCACCATCTTTTACCTGGAGCTTGGCGAGACGAAACAAACCTGAAGGACATTGATGATGTGCAAGATCGCAACTATCCTAGCAAGGCAGCAAAACAACAAAGACTGTATCTTAAACACTATTATTCGTCACCTGCAGGAAAAGTTCCATGGCAAGAACGAATGGTTCAATAA